GCTATGAAACCTATGAAGTCAAATCATTATCAGAATTGCAACACGATGAAAGAGCAACCATAGAGGGAAAGGTGATTTATCCACCTTCCCTTGTTTTTTATGGTAGAAGAAAATCGAAACTAACATTAACCTTAGAGGTTGAAAATATGATTGTGAAAGCTGTTCTATTCAATCGTGCTTTTGCGAAAGATCAATTGCAACCAGGAGATTGGATTACTGTAACTGGAAAGTGGGACCAAAGGAAACTCCAAGTTACTGTCAGTCAATACCATAAAGGAAAAGCAAAGCACCTCCAACCTATTCAACCCGTTTATCCTTTAAGAGGTGATATTAAATTGCAGCGCTTGAAGAGGTGGATAAGCTCAGCTCTATCATTCAGCAATGGTTCCCTTGAGGAATATATTCCAAAACGGTATTTAAAACAATATAAATTACCTACCCTTTTTCAAGCACTACATACTATGCACTTTCCAGAAAATCATTTTGCTTTAAAACATGCGAGAAGAAGGTTTGTCTTTGAGGAGTTGTTCATTTTTCAATTAAAAATGCAATTACTTCGAAAAAAGAAAAAGGAAGCAACAAAAGGGAATACTAAAAATTGGGACAAGTTCTCACTCCAAGAATTCGTTGATCAATTACCCTTTGAACTTACAGATGCTCAAAAACAATCATCTAGAGAAATTCTTTTGGATTTAAAAAGTCCATTTCGAATGAATCGTTTGTTACAAGGGGATGTTGGTTCTGGGAAGACCATAGTTGCTGCCCTTTCTGTATATGCCGTTCATTTGTCTGGATACCAAAGTGCCATAATGGTTCCTACTGAAGTTCTTGCAGAACAACATTATCAATCTTTATCCGAGCTTTTTAATAATCACGTAAAAGTTGTTCTTTTAACTGGGTCTATAAAAGGGAAGAAAAGAAGAGAAATAGTAGAGTTGATTAAGAATAATCAGGCAGATGTAATTGTTGGTACCCATGCCCTCATTCAAGATGAAATTGAATATTCAAAGCTAGGTTTTGTTGTTGTTGACGAGCAGCATCGTTTTGGAGTTCAGCAAAGAAGAATTTTGCGAGAAAAGGGCTTAGTTCCCGATGTTTTATTTATGACAGCAACACCAATTCCAAGAACGTTATCTATAACAGCATTTGGTGACATGGATGTTTCTACCATTGATCAAATGCCTGTAGGGAGGAAGCCTGTTAAGACCTATTGGGCAAAAGAACAAATGATATCCAGAGTCCTTCACTTTATAGAGGAAGAAGTGAAAAAAGGACACCAGGCGTATGTTATTTGTCCTTTAATTGAGGAAAGCGAGAAATTGGATATCCAAAATGTATTAGATGTCTATCAACAGCTAACGGCTTATTTTTCTCCAGTTTATCAAGTTGGACTGATGCATGGAAGACTTAGTAATGAGGAAAAAGAAAATGTAATGAGAGAGTATACGAAAAATAATGTTCAGGTTTTGGTTTCAACAACTGTAGTAGAAGTCGGTGTGAACGTTCCTAATGCCACAGTGATGATGATTTATGATGCGGAGCGTTTTGGTCTAGCCCAACTCCATCAGCTGCGCGGAAGAGTAGGAAGAGGGAAAGAACAGTCTTATTGTATTCTTCTAGCCGATCCCAAGACTGATGTAGGGAAAGAGCGAATGCAAGTTATGACACAAACTACCGATGGGTTTGAACTATCAGAATTTGATTTAAAGCTAAGGGGGCCGGGAGACTTTTTTGGAAAAAAACAATCTGGGCTGCCTGATTTTAAAGTAGCCGATCTAGTCCATGATTATCGCGCCCTTGAAACGGCAAGAAAAGATGCTCAACAGGTGATTGAGTCTGGGCTCTTAGAAACGGAAGAATTTATAAATTTAAAAAAGATAGTAGAGCAAGACCCTATCTTTCAAGGTGAGATTTTGGACTAATAGGATGGTTGCATAATTTTAACTGGTATTATATATTACTATTAGTACCTAGTCTTAAAAATATAAAATACGATATGATATATTGCAATATTTGGATGGTGTCGATGGATGAGACAAAAAAAGAAAGAACGCCAAGAAAAACTAATGGAAACAATTAAGGAATCCCCATTTATTACAGATGATGAGCTTGCTGCAAGATTTGATGTTAGTATCCAAACAATTCGTTTAGATCGTATGGAATTAGCTATACCCGAATTAAGAGAAAGAATTAAGTCTGTCGCAACCAATCAATGGAATGAAACGGTTAAGGCACTTCCAATTGAAGAAGTTATTGGGGAAATTGTGGACTTGGAGTTAGATAAACAGGCCCTGTCCATATTAGATATTAAAGAAGAGCATGTATTTTCACGTAATTTCATTGCTCGTGGTCACCATTTGTTTGCACAAGCCAATTCTTTAGCAGTTGCTGTCATTAATGACGAGCTTGCCTTAACAAGAAGTGCAACGATCCATTTTACCCGTCAAGTTAAAAAAGGAGAGCGGGTAGTGGCAAAGGCACAAGTGGTTGGACATGATTCAGTAAAGGGTCGAACAACAGTGAAAGTTTCTACCTTTGTTGAAAATGAACTTGTTTTTTCAGGTGAATTTGAAATGTATCGTTCAAACCAACGAAAAGGAGAATGAAAATCATGAAAATAGCAATCGATGCTATGGGAGGAGACAATGCTCCAAAAGCCATTGTACTTGGAGCCATAGAAGCGGTGAAACAGTTTCCAAATATAGAAATTACTTTATTTGGGAACGAAGAGAAGATTAAACTTTACCTAACGGAGACAAATCGTATAAAAGTGGTACATACAAATGAAGTGATCACATCTGAGGATGAGCCAGTGCGTGCCGTTAGAAGGAAAAAAGACGCTTCTATGGTATTAATGGCAAAAGAAGTCAAAGAGGGACGGGCAGATGCTTGTATTTCTGCAGGAAATACAGGAGCCCTTATGAGTGCGGGTCTATTTGTTGTAGGAAGAATTTCAGGAATTGAACGTCCGGCCCTTTCCCCTACCTTGCCAACAATAGATGGTAAAGGATTTCTTCTGCTAGATGTTGGTGCGAATGTTGATGCTAAACCTCAACATCTTCTCCAATATGCTGTTATGGGATCCATTTACGCTGAAAAAGTACGTGGGATTGATCGTCCTAAAATAGGTCTTTTAAATGTGGGAACTGAGTCAGGGAAAGGAAACGATTTAACGAAGAAGTCTTTTTACATTCTACAAGAAGCACCGATCAACTTCGTGGGAAATGTAGAAGCCCGAGATTTATTGCAAGGGGCTGCAGATGTTGTAGTTACCGACGGATTTACAGGGAACGTGACTCTTAAAACCATTGAGGGAACAGCTTTATCAATGTTTTCAATGATAAAAACTACCTTTATGTCATCCCTGAAAACTAAGATTGCAGCAGCCGTAGTCAAGAATGATTTAAAAGCTTTAAAAAATCAATTAGATTACTCTGAATACGGTGGTGCGGGTTTATTTGGACTTTCAGCGCCAGTGATTAAGGCTCATGGATCATCTAATGCAAAGGCTATTGTTAGTGCTATAAAGCAAGCCATTGAGATGGTTGATCAAAATGTTGTGGCTACAATAGAAAAAGCCATTCAACAAACATCAAAGGAGGAGTAATATGAAAAAAGTTGCCCTTGTCTTTCCTGGCCAAGGTTCACAGGTCATAGGAATGGGAAAGGATGTTTTTCATACATATGATCGTGTTAAGGATTGTTTTCATGTTGGCGAGAACCTCTTAGGCTATCCTATATTAGATTTAATGTTTAATGGGCCGGAAGAGGAACTGACAAAGACGGAAAATGCTCAACCAGCCTTATTATTAACAAGTATTGGGATATTGAGAGAACTTGAGGCCCAAGGTGTCCAAGCAACTGTTACGGCGGGGCATAGTTTGGGAGAATACAGTGCGATGGTTGCAGCTGGAGCCATATCATTTGAAGAGGCTTTGCCATTGGTACATGAACGAGGAAAGTTAATGGAGAAAGCTTTCCCTTCTGGAAAAGGGGCTATGGCAGCGGTGCTGGGGTTAAATGCTGAAGAAATTCAGACAACTCTTGAACAGATAAATGCTGGCGAAGAGATTGTAGATATAGCAAATTATAATTGTCCTGGGCAAATTGTTATATCAGGTACGAAACAGGGGGTTCAACGAGCTTCAGAATTTCTTAAAGACAAGGGTGCTAAACGTGTCATTGAATTAAATGTTAGTGGCCCCTTTCACTCAAGACTCATGAAGCCAGCAAGTGAATCATTTTCAGAAGTTCTTCAAAACATTAAATTCCAAGATTCAAATGTTCCTGTTGTGATGAATGTTTCAGCAAATGCATCATCAAAGAAAGAAGAACTTCAAGATGCTTTGGAAAGACAATTATATTCTCCTGTTCAATGGGAGGAAACCATTCGTTCCATTCTCGATATGGACGTAGATGCAATAGTCGAAGTCGGTAGTGGGAAGGTATTAAGTGGTCTTGTGCGAAAAGTAGAAAGACGAATGAAGACTTTTTCTGTCCAAGACACAGATAGCTTAAATGAATTTATAAACTGGTACAAGGAGGACTAACATGCTACTAGGACAAGTCGCACTTGTTACAGGTGCCTCAAGAGGTATTGGGCGTGCAATTGCGTTAGAACTAGCCAAAAATGGTGCAAAGGTTGTTGTGAATTATTCGGGAAGTGAGCAAAGAGCAGAGGAAGTTGTTACTGAAATTAAGGCAATGGGACAAGAAGCTTTAAAAATAAAAGCAAATGTATCCAATGAAGAAGATGTAAAAGCTATGGTTAAAGAGACGATTGACACTTTTGGTCAATTAGATATACTTGTCAATAACGCAGGCATTACCAGAGACAATTTACTAATGCGCATGAAAACCGAAGAATTTGATCAAGTGATTGAAACAAATTTAAAGGGAGTATTTCTTACAACAAAAGCGGTTACTAGGCAAATGATGAAACAAAAGAAGGGCCGTATTATCAACATTGCATCCGTAGTGGGTGTGATAGGGAACCCGGGACAGGCGAATTATGTCGCTGCTAAAGCAGGCGTCATTGGTATGACAAAATCCAATGCCAAGGAATTAGCTCCAAGGAATATCCTTGTCAATGCTGTAGCGCCTGGGTTTATAAAGACTGATATGACGGATCAATTAACAGAAGAACAACAAAAAGAAATGCTTCATCATATCCCACTTTCTCGGCTGGGCGAAGGTGAAGACGTTGCCAAAGTCGTCCGGTTTTTAGCAAGTCCAGATGCTAATTATATCACTGGTCAGGTTATTCATGTAGATGGCGGGATGGTCATGTAGATTCACTCTAGACGAAAGGGACCATTTTTAAGTAAAATCGTAAATAGCGATAGACATACTTGAAGGGAGGTGACATGATATGGCAGACGTATTTGACCGCGTAAAACAAATTATTATTGACCGCTTAGATGTTGATGAAGCAAAGGTGATAATGGAGGCTTCCTTTAAGGAAGACCTAGAGGCTGACTCCCTTGACGTAGTTGAGTTAGTAATGGAACTAGAAGATGAATTTGATATGGAAATTTCTGATGATGATGCTGAAAAAATTAATACCGTTGGAGATGCTGTGAATTACATAAACAGCCGCGGTTAATAATAGCATTTTTGGAAGATAGGGAAGTGGATAACTTTTTTATCTGTTCTAAAAATCTCGTAGTCTAAAGGCTGCGAGATTTCTCCTATTCTAAAACATATAGAAAATGGTGGATATAAGTGAACTTCGATAACTTTCAACAAAAGATTGGTATAACATTCCAAAATCCGGATTTGTTAAAACAAGCATTTACCCATTCATCATATGTGAATGAGCATCGAAAACAGCCTTTTGAGGACAATGAGCGTCTCGAGTTTTTAGGAGATGCGGTTCTAGAGCTTACAATCTCCGATTATTTATATAAAAACTTTCCTAAAATGAGTGAAGGTGAATTAACTAAATATAGAGCAGCCATTGTTTGCGAAGCTTCTTTAGTGCATTTAGCTCATGACCTTCAATTTGAAAAACTGATTCTTCTAGGAAAGGGAGAAGAAATTACAGGGGGTCGGCAACGTCCAGCGTTACTAGCAGACGTGTTTGAGGCCTTTATCGGGGCAATATATCTAGACCAGGGATATGAGGTTGTTGTTCAGTTTCTTAAGCAATTTGTTTATCCTAAGATCAAAAAAGGTGCTTTTTCTCATGCGATGGATTACAAAAGTCAACTTCAGGAAGTTGTTCAAAAAGTAAAGAATGGCACCATTGAATATGAAATCACAGAGGAGAGAGGCCCTGCTCATAATCGAGAATTTGTTGCCCATGTCATCATCTCAAATTCAGTGGCTGGTATAGGTATCGGGAGGACTAAAAAAGAAGCAGAGCAAAAAGCAGCCCATGAGGCATTAAAAAAGTACTAGAAAAATGAGCTAGGACAAAACCGCGATAAACCGCTTTAAAACTATTAAACCAGTTTCCTATTCTGTATGGTTAAATTATGTCCTCTTAATCCGTTTGAGTGCTATGAAAAGTTATTGGGTGACGTTTCATACGTTTAGAGACGGTTTCATAATTTCAAGTGCTAAAAGAGCAGGTTTTAAGTGACACTCTTTTAGTTCTTAGTGCCGATTCTATGATTTGTTTGCTATTCACTTTCCTTGGGTGCTAACAATCAATGGGGGACGGTCACTGACTGATGTTTCCTTTTATTTAGGTGCCAGAAGCTGGATGAACTTGAGCGCAAAACGTTCAAATAAAAAGATGATTCCTGGAAATAAATGAGGAATCATCTTTTTATTATTTGTTACATTTTTTTCAGGCCCTTTCAAGATGCGAAAAGCGTTTTGTTTTCTAAACCTTATTTCCTTCGGTATTTGCCTAACTCCTCAACAATAGCTTGGATTTCAGATACACTAAAGTTCTCTTTAGCATGAATCATATCATATAAGTTCTTAATCTCTTCGTAGTTTTTTAATGGGTAGTCCTTTGGGTCCATGATGGAACGGTTTACTACTTGTAATTTTTTTGCCATTTCTTGGATCATAAAGGATAAATTTTCTTGGTTTTGCATATCTAAAGTCATGATTTCACTCCTTTTCTGTAATCTATTCATAGATTCTTCTATGTAGCTCTCTTAATATGATAAAATAGAAAAGTTAAATTACAACCCTTTAGTTATTTTTTGTTTAAAAAAAATTGATATACATAGGAGGAAAGTTGAGCATGTTCCTCAAGCGTTTAGAAACAGTAGGTTTTAAGTCATTTGCGGAGCGAACTACAGTAGAATTTGTTCCAGGAGTAACAGCCGTTGTTGGGCCTAATGGAAGTGGAAAAAGTAATATTATTGATGCTGTACGTTGGGTATTAGGAGAACAATCTGCAAAATCTCTTCGAGGGTCTAAAATGGAAGACATCATTTTTGCAGGAAGTGATTCGAGAAAACCATTGAACTTTGCTGAAGTATCCCTCATTCTTGATAATGCAGATCAGACATTGCCTATTGATTACCATGAAGTTGCTGTCACGAGAAGGGTTTATCGCTCCGGAGAAAGTGAATTTTTAATTAACCAGCAATCTTGCCGTTTGAAGGATATCGTTGATCTTTTTATGGATTCTGGTCTTGGAAGAGAAGCATTCTCTATTATTAGTCAGGGGAAAATAGAGGAAATTCTTAGTTCAAAGGCTGAAGAACGGAGAACGATCTTTGAAGAAGCTGCTGGTGTGCTGAAATATAAAAATCGCAAGAAAAAAGCGGAGTACAAATTAGCTGAAACACAAGAAAACTTAAATCGTGTAGAAGATATTATTTACGAATTAGAACAGCAATTGGAACCACTTAAGGAACAAGCGGCTATTGCTAAAGAATACTTGGATAAAAAAGAAGTATTAAAGGAAAAGGAAGTTTCTCTTCTTGTAACTGAAATAGAAGCTTTTCACTTAGAGTGGCAGGCCATTTTAAGTGAATTGAAAGAGAAACAAGATGAAGCAATCAAACTTCAAACGGAGATCCAATCAGGTGAGGCAGAGATGGAGGCAGAGCAAAGCCAAATTCAAACCCTTGAGGAATCTATAGAAAAGCTACAAGAATCCTTGTTAGAATTGACAAGGGATTTAGAGCATATTGAAGGAAAAAAAGAGTTATATCACCAACGATTACGGTATTCAGAAGAAAAAATTCTTAAGATTGACCAAGACTTATTAGCTTATCAAAATCAGAAAGAGAACCTAGATGTTAAGATTCAACTGCAAAGGGAAGCGGCTAAAGTAAAAGAAAAGTCATTATTTGAAGTTAAGAAGCAGGTGGAAGAGAAGGAAAAGGAGTTTAGTCATCTATCAATAAACACAGAAGAAGTGTTGGAAAACCTTAAAAGTGATTATATTGAAAGGTTGAATGAACAGGCTGCCTTAAGAAATGAGACACAATCTCTAAACAAGCAAAGGGAGCAGGTTGAACGAAGAATTCAAAGACTGCGAGAGAAGTTTCAAGACTCTATTAGTGAAAGAAAAATGATTGAAGCACAAATAAGTGACCGAAACTATAAGGTTTTAGAGAGCGAGGAAGAGCTTAGCCAACTTCTTTCATCTTTACAACAGTTAAATCAAGAAAAAAACAGGGCGGAAAAAGCCTTAGAACAAGATCAATCAAAGCTTTATCAGGGATATCAATTTGCAGAAAAACTTCGGTCCAAAAAAGAGATGCTAGAAGATTTAAAAGAAGATTTCTCTGGTTTTTTCCAAGGGGTAAGAGAGGTTTTGAAAGCACGTGAAAACAAAGAATTAAATAATATTTTCGGGGCAATTATCGAACTTATATCTATACCAGATGATTACGTGACGGCGATTGAAACCACTTTAAATGCACAAGCTCAGCATATTGTGGTTCAAAATGAGAACACTGCAAGAGAGTGCATTTTATATCTTAAGAAGAACCAAAAAGGGAGAGCAACCTTCTTACCTTTAGAATCCATACAAGAGAGATCAATCCCATCCTCCCTTCTTCAGGGAATTAAAAATGATTTGGGATTTGTTGGCGTAGCTTCCGACTTAGTTTCTAGTGATCCAACTGTTTCAAAGGCAGTTCGTCACTTGCTAGGACATATTGTTATTGCAAAGACCCTAAAAGATGCGAATCGCTTGGCTACTCAGCTTTATCGAAAGTACAGAATTGTTACTCTCGATGGAGATGTCGTTAATCCAGGCGGATCTATGAGTGGAGGGGCAAAAGCGAATACGAAGTCTTCTCTATTTACAAGAGACAAAGAATTGCAGGATGTTACTAAGAAATTAGAAGAATACCAAGTGAAAATTAAGGCATTTGAGCAACACGTAAAACAACAAAAAGAAAAGCTAAAGGAAATTGAACATCAACGCGTAGAACTTGAGCAAAAACGTTCATCCATTGAAGGGAAACTCCAAACAAGAAGAGATGATTATAAAGAGATTTCCTATCAGGAAAAAAGAATGAATGAACAACTTGCTTTATTTGATCAAGAAGAAAGCCAACTTACACAGGAAGAAAAGGAATATAGATCTCAGCTGACTAAATGTAAGGAACAAATGGATTTACTACAAGAAAAGATTCAGTTAATGAAAGAGGAAATGGATCAATTATCTAGGCAACAGAGTGAACAAAGAACTTCAAAAGAATCGGTAAGTGAAGTTTTACAAAGTCTACGTATAAAGCTAGCAGAAAATCAAACCGAGCTTCGTAGTGAGGTAGACAAACATCAAAGATTAAAAAAGGAATTAGAGGTTGTAAAAGAATCAATCCTTGAGCTTACAAATGAAAGACATCAGATCGAAGAAGAAATAAAAGGGGAAGAGTCTGAGGATGTACTAGTTGAAAAACTAAAAATGGTCAAGCAAGAGAAATTTCAGACGGAGCAACTTATTCAACAACGAAGAGAAAACCGTTTGAAAAGAATTCAAAAGGTTCAAGATGAAACACGAGAGCTTAAACAGATTAAGAAGATTTTTGAAGCTCTTCAAAATGAGATCCGGCAAAAGGAAGTTAAATCCAATCGACTAGACGTAGAATTGGAAAATCGTCTTCATACGTTGCGTGAGGACTATACTTTGTCGTTTGAAAAGGCTAAATCCAATTATCCAATTGTTGATGATGTAGAGGAAGCACGCAAGAAAGTGAAATTTATTAAACGTGAAATAGAAGAGTTAGGAGCAGTAAATATTGGTGCTATTGAAGAATATGAACGTATCAAAGAAAGATATGAATTTTTATCAGAACAACAATCTGATCTTGAACAAGCTAAATTGACTTTACGTGAAATTATTGCTGAAATGGACCAAGAGATGTCAAGGAGATTTGAAGATACTTTTTCTCAAATTCGAATAGAGTTTCAGAAGGTATTTAAAGCGTTGTTTGGTGGTGGTCAGGCTGACTTAAGGCTAACTGACCCATCCGCAATATTGGAGACAGGGGTAGACATTGTTGCACAGCCACCAGGTAAAAAACTACAAAATTTGGGGTTGCTCTCTGGTGGAGAGCGCGCTTTTACTGCCATTGCTTTGTTATTTGCAATCTTGACAGTTCGGCCAGTACCATTTTGTATTCTGGACGAAGTGGAAGCTGCACTTGATGATGCTAATGTTAATCGTTTCGCTCGTTACTTGAAAAGATTTAGTCAAAATACACAATTCATTGTGATAACTCATCGAAAAGGAACGATGGAGGAAGCTGATGTTCTGTACGGTGTAACCATGCAGGAATCTGGTGTATCAAGGCTTGTATCAGTGAAACTAGAAGAAACGAAGGAATTTGTGGAAGTAGGAAAGGAAGATCGCAATTGAGTTTATTTAAAAAAATAAAGGAAAGATTTACGACTGATACTGACACAGTGACAGATAAGTTTAAAGGGGGTCTTTCTAAAACTAGGGAATCCTTTGCATCTAAAATGAACGATCTTGTTGCTCGATATCGTAAAGTTGATGAAGATTTTTTTGAAGAGTTGGAAGAAGTATTGATTTCAGCAGATGTCGGTGTACAGACAGTCATGGAACTTATAGATCAACTACGTTTCGAAGTACAAAGACAAAACATTAAGGATACACAGGAAGTTCAGGGCGTTATCTCTGAAAAACTAGTTGATATCTATTACGGTGATGAAGATAACCAAATAGAGAGTTTAAACCTCCAGGAAGATGAACTATCTATTATCCTGTTTGTTGGTGTGAATGGTGTTGGAAAAACAACAACAATTGGTAAGCTAGCCCATCAGTTAAAGGAACAAGGAAATAAGGTTATTCTAGCAGCAGGTGATACGTTTCGTGCAGGAGCCATTGAACAGTTGGAAGTATGGGGAGATCGTGTGGGTGTTGATGTTATTAAGCATAGTGCGGGAAGTGACCCAGCAGCTGTTATTTTTGATGCAGTGAAAGCTGCTAAGTCAAGAGGCGCAGATGTTCTTCTTTGTGATACTGCTGGTAGACTTCAAAATAAAGTAAACTTGATGAATGAACTTTCAAAGGTAAAACGTGTGATTGAACGTGAGGTTCCAGGAGCACCTCATGAAGTCTTATTGGTACTTGACGCAACAACAGGTCAGAATGCTATGAGTCAAGCAAAAACATTTTCAGAGGCAACTAATGTTTCTGGCATTGTTTTAACCAAACTTGATGGTACAGCTAAGGGGGGAATTGTTTTAGCCATTAGAAATGAGTTGAATATACCAGTTAAATATGTAGGATTAGGTGAGAAGATGGAAGATTTACAAGAATTCGATGCCCATGCCTTTGTCTACGGTTTATTTGCTGGTCTAATTGATGAGAAAGAAGAATAGGAATTGGAAATTTCTTGACAGACTTCGTAAATACCCTTAGTATTTTATTGTAAAGGTAATTCACTTAACAAGGAGTGCTTGCTTTGTTAGAAAAAACGACAAGAGTTAATTATTTATTCGATTTTTATCAAGAATTATTAACACCAAAGCAGCGGAACTACATGGAAATGTATTACCTTGAAGACTTATCCTTAGGAGAAATATCTGAATCCTTTGATGTGAGCCGTCAAGCAGTATTCGATAATATTCGTCGAACAGAGGCAATGTTAGAGGATTATGAAGAGAAATTAAAACTTTATGACCGCTTTCGGAGAAGGAAGTCGCTTATTTTAGAGATGAAAAAATTGATTTCTCAATCTTC
This genomic window from Bacillaceae bacterium S4-13-56 contains:
- the ftsY gene encoding signal recognition particle-docking protein FtsY, whose translation is MSLFKKIKERFTTDTDTVTDKFKGGLSKTRESFASKMNDLVARYRKVDEDFFEELEEVLISADVGVQTVMELIDQLRFEVQRQNIKDTQEVQGVISEKLVDIYYGDEDNQIESLNLQEDELSIILFVGVNGVGKTTTIGKLAHQLKEQGNKVILAAGDTFRAGAIEQLEVWGDRVGVDVIKHSAGSDPAAVIFDAVKAAKSRGADVLLCDTAGRLQNKVNLMNELSKVKRVIEREVPGAPHEVLLVLDATTGQNAMSQAKTFSEATNVSGIVLTKLDGTAKGGIVLAIRNELNIPVKYVGLGEKMEDLQEFDAHAFVYGLFAGLIDEKEE
- a CDS encoding putative DNA-binding protein, which produces MLEKTTRVNYLFDFYQELLTPKQRNYMEMYYLEDLSLGEISESFDVSRQAVFDNIRRTEAMLEDYEEKLKLYDRFRRRKSLILEMKKLISQSSPDIQKMKELLDQIENLE